In Eubalaena glacialis isolate mEubGla1 chromosome 3, mEubGla1.1.hap2.+ XY, whole genome shotgun sequence, the following are encoded in one genomic region:
- the TDRKH gene encoding tudor and KH domain-containing protein isoform X1, with product MSTERTSWTGLSTIQKIALGLGIPASAVVAYILYRRYRESREERLTFVGEDDIEIEMRVPQEAVKLIIGRQGANIKQLRKQTGARIDVDTEDVGDERVLLISGFPVQVCKAKAAIHQILTESTPVSEQLSVPQRSVGRIIGRGGETIRSICKASGAKVTCDKESEGTLLLSRLIKISGTQKEVAAAKHLILEKVLEDEELRKRIAYSAETRVPRKQPISVRREEVTEPAGAGEPALWKNTGTSLEKAAPLAVPPHKGGGDTPVVGPEERSCEKPNDDNFQKFGAQTSPETSMFEIPSPDFSFPADEFLEVYVSASEHPNHFWIQIIGSRSLQLDKLVSEMTQHYENSLPEDLTVHVGDIVAAPLPTNGSWYRARVLGTLENGNLDLYFVDFGDNGDCPLRDLRVLRSDFLSLPFQAIECSLARIAPSGEQWEEEALDEFDRLTHCADWKPLVAKISSYVQSGISTWPKIHLYDTSNGKKLDVGLELVRKGYAVELPEDMEENRAVPVMLHGVATETDVSFRSTVTETKKSPGEMANTLSCLSLLEAASMSGDDNLEDDYLL from the exons ATGTCCACTGAACGGACTTCTTGGACAGGTTTGTCCACTATTCAGAAAATAGCACTGGGCCTCGGGATCCCAGCCAGTGCAGTGGTTGCCTATATCCTATACCGCAGATATAGGGAAAGCAGAG AAGAGCGGCTGACATTTGTTGGGGAGGATGACATCGAGATAGAGATGCGAGTCCCCCAGGAGGCTGTGAAGCTCATCATTGGCCGGCAAGGAGCCAATATTAAGCAG CTACGAAAACAGACAGGTGCTCGGATCGATGTGGACACGGAGGATGTAGGAGATGAGCGGGTGCTGCTTATCAGTGGTTTTCCTGTTCAGGTGTGCAAGGCCAAAGCAGCAATTCATCAGATCCTGACTGAGAGTACCCCAGTGTCTGAGCAGCTCTCAGTTCCCCAGAGATCTGTGGGCAGAATCATAG GGAGAGGCGGCGAGACAATTCGTTCTATCTGTAAGGCCTCGGGAGCCAAAGTAACCTGTGACAAAGAATCAGAGGGGACATTGCTACTATCAAGACTTATAAAAATCTCAGGAACACAGAAGGAGGTGGCAGCAGCTAAG CATTTGATACTGGAGAAAGTTTTAGAAGATGAAGAACTTAGGAAGAGAATTGCTTATTCTGCAGAAACCAGAGTCCCACGGAAGCAGCCAATCAGCGTAAGAAGAGAGGAAGTGACAGAGCCAGCTGGGGCTGGAGAGCCAGCTTTATGGAAAAACACTGGCACTAGCTTGGAGAAGGCTGCACCTCTGGCAGTTCCTCCCCACAAAGGAGGTGGCGACACGCCTGTTGTAGGACCAGAAGAGCGTTCCTGCGAGAAACCTAATGATGACAACTTTCAGAAGTTTGGAGCCCAGACCAGTCCAGAGACATCCATGTTTGAAA TCCCCAGTCCGGACTTCAGTTTCCCTGCTGATGAATTCCTAGAAGTCTATGTCTCTGCCTCTGAACATCCTAACCACTTCTGGATCCAAATCATTGGCTCCCGCAGCCTGCAACTGGATAAGCTTGTCAGTGAGATGACCCAGCACTATGAAAATAGTCTG CCTGAAGACTTGACTGTGCATGTAGGAGACATTGTTGCAGCACCTTTACCTACAAATGGTTCCTGGTATCGAGCCCGGGTCCTTGGCACCTTGGAGAATGGGAACCTGGACCTCTACTTCGTTGACTTTGGAGATAATGGAGATTGCCCACTGAGGGACCTCAGGGTGCTCAG GAGTGACTTCCTAAGCCTTCCATTTCAAGCAATAGAGTGTAGTCTGGCACGGATAGCCCCCTCAG GTGAACAATGGGAAGAGGAAGCTTTGGATGAGTTTGACAGACTCACTCACTGTGCTGACTGGAAGCCCCTGGTGGCCAAGATCTCTAGCTACGTCCAGTCTGGGATCTCAACTTGGCCCAAGATCCACTTATATGATACTAGCAATGGGAAG AAACTTGATGTTGGGTTAGAATTAGTTCGTAAAGGATACGCAGTTGAGCTTCctgaagacatggaagaaaacagagctgTCCCAGTAATGTTGCACGGTGTG GCCACAGAAACAGATGTCTCTTTCCGCAGCACGGTCACTGAGACCAAGAAGAGCCCTGGAGAGATGGCAAATACCCTGTCCTGCCTCAGTTTATTAG AAGCTGCCTCTATGTCTGGTGATGATAACCTTGAAGATGACTACTTACTCTGA
- the TDRKH gene encoding tudor and KH domain-containing protein isoform X3 — protein MRVPQEAVKLIIGRQGANIKQLRKQTGARIDVDTEDVGDERVLLISGFPVQVCKAKAAIHQILTESTPVSEQLSVPQRSVGRIIGRGGETIRSICKASGAKVTCDKESEGTLLLSRLIKISGTQKEVAAAKHLILEKVLEDEELRKRIAYSAETRVPRKQPISVRREEVTEPAGAGEPALWKNTGTSLEKAAPLAVPPHKGGGDTPVVGPEERSCEKPNDDNFQKFGAQTSPETSMFEIPSPDFSFPADEFLEVYVSASEHPNHFWIQIIGSRSLQLDKLVSEMTQHYENSLPEDLTVHVGDIVAAPLPTNGSWYRARVLGTLENGNLDLYFVDFGDNGDCPLRDLRVLRSDFLSLPFQAIECSLARIAPSGEQWEEEALDEFDRLTHCADWKPLVAKISSYVQSGISTWPKIHLYDTSNGKKLDVGLELVRKGYAVELPEDMEENRAVPVMLHGVATETDVSFRSTVTETKKSPGEMANTLSCLSLLEAASMSGDDNLEDDYLL, from the exons ATGCGAGTCCCCCAGGAGGCTGTGAAGCTCATCATTGGCCGGCAAGGAGCCAATATTAAGCAG CTACGAAAACAGACAGGTGCTCGGATCGATGTGGACACGGAGGATGTAGGAGATGAGCGGGTGCTGCTTATCAGTGGTTTTCCTGTTCAGGTGTGCAAGGCCAAAGCAGCAATTCATCAGATCCTGACTGAGAGTACCCCAGTGTCTGAGCAGCTCTCAGTTCCCCAGAGATCTGTGGGCAGAATCATAG GGAGAGGCGGCGAGACAATTCGTTCTATCTGTAAGGCCTCGGGAGCCAAAGTAACCTGTGACAAAGAATCAGAGGGGACATTGCTACTATCAAGACTTATAAAAATCTCAGGAACACAGAAGGAGGTGGCAGCAGCTAAG CATTTGATACTGGAGAAAGTTTTAGAAGATGAAGAACTTAGGAAGAGAATTGCTTATTCTGCAGAAACCAGAGTCCCACGGAAGCAGCCAATCAGCGTAAGAAGAGAGGAAGTGACAGAGCCAGCTGGGGCTGGAGAGCCAGCTTTATGGAAAAACACTGGCACTAGCTTGGAGAAGGCTGCACCTCTGGCAGTTCCTCCCCACAAAGGAGGTGGCGACACGCCTGTTGTAGGACCAGAAGAGCGTTCCTGCGAGAAACCTAATGATGACAACTTTCAGAAGTTTGGAGCCCAGACCAGTCCAGAGACATCCATGTTTGAAA TCCCCAGTCCGGACTTCAGTTTCCCTGCTGATGAATTCCTAGAAGTCTATGTCTCTGCCTCTGAACATCCTAACCACTTCTGGATCCAAATCATTGGCTCCCGCAGCCTGCAACTGGATAAGCTTGTCAGTGAGATGACCCAGCACTATGAAAATAGTCTG CCTGAAGACTTGACTGTGCATGTAGGAGACATTGTTGCAGCACCTTTACCTACAAATGGTTCCTGGTATCGAGCCCGGGTCCTTGGCACCTTGGAGAATGGGAACCTGGACCTCTACTTCGTTGACTTTGGAGATAATGGAGATTGCCCACTGAGGGACCTCAGGGTGCTCAG GAGTGACTTCCTAAGCCTTCCATTTCAAGCAATAGAGTGTAGTCTGGCACGGATAGCCCCCTCAG GTGAACAATGGGAAGAGGAAGCTTTGGATGAGTTTGACAGACTCACTCACTGTGCTGACTGGAAGCCCCTGGTGGCCAAGATCTCTAGCTACGTCCAGTCTGGGATCTCAACTTGGCCCAAGATCCACTTATATGATACTAGCAATGGGAAG AAACTTGATGTTGGGTTAGAATTAGTTCGTAAAGGATACGCAGTTGAGCTTCctgaagacatggaagaaaacagagctgTCCCAGTAATGTTGCACGGTGTG GCCACAGAAACAGATGTCTCTTTCCGCAGCACGGTCACTGAGACCAAGAAGAGCCCTGGAGAGATGGCAAATACCCTGTCCTGCCTCAGTTTATTAG AAGCTGCCTCTATGTCTGGTGATGATAACCTTGAAGATGACTACTTACTCTGA
- the TDRKH gene encoding tudor and KH domain-containing protein isoform X2: MSTERTSWTEERLTFVGEDDIEIEMRVPQEAVKLIIGRQGANIKQLRKQTGARIDVDTEDVGDERVLLISGFPVQVCKAKAAIHQILTESTPVSEQLSVPQRSVGRIIGRGGETIRSICKASGAKVTCDKESEGTLLLSRLIKISGTQKEVAAAKHLILEKVLEDEELRKRIAYSAETRVPRKQPISVRREEVTEPAGAGEPALWKNTGTSLEKAAPLAVPPHKGGGDTPVVGPEERSCEKPNDDNFQKFGAQTSPETSMFEIPSPDFSFPADEFLEVYVSASEHPNHFWIQIIGSRSLQLDKLVSEMTQHYENSLPEDLTVHVGDIVAAPLPTNGSWYRARVLGTLENGNLDLYFVDFGDNGDCPLRDLRVLRSDFLSLPFQAIECSLARIAPSGEQWEEEALDEFDRLTHCADWKPLVAKISSYVQSGISTWPKIHLYDTSNGKKLDVGLELVRKGYAVELPEDMEENRAVPVMLHGVATETDVSFRSTVTETKKSPGEMANTLSCLSLLEAASMSGDDNLEDDYLL, from the exons ATGTCCACTGAACGGACTTCTTGGACAG AAGAGCGGCTGACATTTGTTGGGGAGGATGACATCGAGATAGAGATGCGAGTCCCCCAGGAGGCTGTGAAGCTCATCATTGGCCGGCAAGGAGCCAATATTAAGCAG CTACGAAAACAGACAGGTGCTCGGATCGATGTGGACACGGAGGATGTAGGAGATGAGCGGGTGCTGCTTATCAGTGGTTTTCCTGTTCAGGTGTGCAAGGCCAAAGCAGCAATTCATCAGATCCTGACTGAGAGTACCCCAGTGTCTGAGCAGCTCTCAGTTCCCCAGAGATCTGTGGGCAGAATCATAG GGAGAGGCGGCGAGACAATTCGTTCTATCTGTAAGGCCTCGGGAGCCAAAGTAACCTGTGACAAAGAATCAGAGGGGACATTGCTACTATCAAGACTTATAAAAATCTCAGGAACACAGAAGGAGGTGGCAGCAGCTAAG CATTTGATACTGGAGAAAGTTTTAGAAGATGAAGAACTTAGGAAGAGAATTGCTTATTCTGCAGAAACCAGAGTCCCACGGAAGCAGCCAATCAGCGTAAGAAGAGAGGAAGTGACAGAGCCAGCTGGGGCTGGAGAGCCAGCTTTATGGAAAAACACTGGCACTAGCTTGGAGAAGGCTGCACCTCTGGCAGTTCCTCCCCACAAAGGAGGTGGCGACACGCCTGTTGTAGGACCAGAAGAGCGTTCCTGCGAGAAACCTAATGATGACAACTTTCAGAAGTTTGGAGCCCAGACCAGTCCAGAGACATCCATGTTTGAAA TCCCCAGTCCGGACTTCAGTTTCCCTGCTGATGAATTCCTAGAAGTCTATGTCTCTGCCTCTGAACATCCTAACCACTTCTGGATCCAAATCATTGGCTCCCGCAGCCTGCAACTGGATAAGCTTGTCAGTGAGATGACCCAGCACTATGAAAATAGTCTG CCTGAAGACTTGACTGTGCATGTAGGAGACATTGTTGCAGCACCTTTACCTACAAATGGTTCCTGGTATCGAGCCCGGGTCCTTGGCACCTTGGAGAATGGGAACCTGGACCTCTACTTCGTTGACTTTGGAGATAATGGAGATTGCCCACTGAGGGACCTCAGGGTGCTCAG GAGTGACTTCCTAAGCCTTCCATTTCAAGCAATAGAGTGTAGTCTGGCACGGATAGCCCCCTCAG GTGAACAATGGGAAGAGGAAGCTTTGGATGAGTTTGACAGACTCACTCACTGTGCTGACTGGAAGCCCCTGGTGGCCAAGATCTCTAGCTACGTCCAGTCTGGGATCTCAACTTGGCCCAAGATCCACTTATATGATACTAGCAATGGGAAG AAACTTGATGTTGGGTTAGAATTAGTTCGTAAAGGATACGCAGTTGAGCTTCctgaagacatggaagaaaacagagctgTCCCAGTAATGTTGCACGGTGTG GCCACAGAAACAGATGTCTCTTTCCGCAGCACGGTCACTGAGACCAAGAAGAGCCCTGGAGAGATGGCAAATACCCTGTCCTGCCTCAGTTTATTAG AAGCTGCCTCTATGTCTGGTGATGATAACCTTGAAGATGACTACTTACTCTGA